The following proteins are encoded in a genomic region of Palaemon carinicauda isolate YSFRI2023 chromosome 19, ASM3689809v2, whole genome shotgun sequence:
- the LOC137658508 gene encoding uncharacterized protein isoform X2, giving the protein MKPIALLLLLSAGIPDVICWPDFIDCSNRSKLIPYSHICDHRNDCPDASDEDPELCAVWRNTGGHKNYVEFCSSEAPSWEGTPDMRVCSMIKAGRIHRLPETTTVESTVKPETPSRPPRLYNLVEQDLLFFDIGHMNWEQARAFCGELNSDLLTIKNISHFAEIVRHLQTNELASDFWIGGSIANATVGWTWLDGSPMEMGTPYWATRYSRTCIQRNVTTATSETTCDHYYQAPEQGTRGKCASLSFEHSFYMTDEDCLRRMSPICVRESHSVTGPWFSNQRA; this is encoded by the exons ATGTCATCTGCTGGCCAGACTTCATAGATTGCTCCAACAGGAGTAAATTGATCCCATATTCTCACATCTGCGATCATCGCAACGACTGCCCGGATGCCTCTGACGAAGACCCGGAATTATGTGCA GTATGGAGGAACACCGGAGGCCACAAAAACTACGTGGAGTTCTGTTCCTCAGAAGCTCCCAGCTGGGAGGGCACACCGGACATGCGTGTTTGTTCG ATGATTAAGGCTGGAAGGATTCATAGACTACCGGAAACGACAACAGTTGAATCCACAG TAAAACCTGAAACACCGTCTAGACCGCCCAGGCTGTACAATTTGGTAGAACAAGACCTCTTATTTTTCGACATTGGACAC ATGAACTGGGAGCAGGCTCGTGCATTTTGTGGAGAATTGAACAGCGACCTCTTAACGATTAAGAACATCAGCCACTTTGCAGAGATAGTTCGACACCTGCAGACAAACG AGTTGGCTTCGGATTTCTGGATTGGGGGATCAATTGCAAATGCCACTGTTGGATGGACATGGCTGGATGGCTCCCCTATGGAGATGGGAACTCCCTACTGGGCGACGAG GTACAGTCGCACCTGCATCCAACGAAATGTCACAACGGCCACGTCAGAGACCACATGCGATCACTACTACCAGGCCCCTGAACAGGGCACGAGGGGCAAATGCGCCAGCCTTTCCTTCGAACATTCCTTCTACATGACTGACGAAGACTGCTTGAGGAGGATGAGCCCTATCTGTGTCAGAGAATCACATTCAGTCACAGGGCCATGGTTTTCAAACCAAAGGGCATGA
- the LOC137658508 gene encoding uncharacterized protein isoform X1 gives MMKPIALLLLLSAGIPDVICWPDFIDCSNRSKLIPYSHICDHRNDCPDASDEDPELCAVWRNTGGHKNYVEFCSSEAPSWEGTPDMRVCSMIKAGRIHRLPETTTVESTVKPETPSRPPRLYNLVEQDLLFFDIGHMNWEQARAFCGELNSDLLTIKNISHFAEIVRHLQTNELASDFWIGGSIANATVGWTWLDGSPMEMGTPYWATRYSRTCIQRNVTTATSETTCDHYYQAPEQGTRGKCASLSFEHSFYMTDEDCLRRMSPICVRESHSVTGPWFSNQRA, from the exons ATGATGAAACCAATTGCTCTTCTGCTGCTCCTCTCTGCAGGAATACCGG ATGTCATCTGCTGGCCAGACTTCATAGATTGCTCCAACAGGAGTAAATTGATCCCATATTCTCACATCTGCGATCATCGCAACGACTGCCCGGATGCCTCTGACGAAGACCCGGAATTATGTGCA GTATGGAGGAACACCGGAGGCCACAAAAACTACGTGGAGTTCTGTTCCTCAGAAGCTCCCAGCTGGGAGGGCACACCGGACATGCGTGTTTGTTCG ATGATTAAGGCTGGAAGGATTCATAGACTACCGGAAACGACAACAGTTGAATCCACAG TAAAACCTGAAACACCGTCTAGACCGCCCAGGCTGTACAATTTGGTAGAACAAGACCTCTTATTTTTCGACATTGGACAC ATGAACTGGGAGCAGGCTCGTGCATTTTGTGGAGAATTGAACAGCGACCTCTTAACGATTAAGAACATCAGCCACTTTGCAGAGATAGTTCGACACCTGCAGACAAACG AGTTGGCTTCGGATTTCTGGATTGGGGGATCAATTGCAAATGCCACTGTTGGATGGACATGGCTGGATGGCTCCCCTATGGAGATGGGAACTCCCTACTGGGCGACGAG GTACAGTCGCACCTGCATCCAACGAAATGTCACAACGGCCACGTCAGAGACCACATGCGATCACTACTACCAGGCCCCTGAACAGGGCACGAGGGGCAAATGCGCCAGCCTTTCCTTCGAACATTCCTTCTACATGACTGACGAAGACTGCTTGAGGAGGATGAGCCCTATCTGTGTCAGAGAATCACATTCAGTCACAGGGCCATGGTTTTCAAACCAAAGGGCATGA